The Prionailurus bengalensis isolate Pbe53 chromosome A3, Fcat_Pben_1.1_paternal_pri, whole genome shotgun sequence genome includes a window with the following:
- the AP5S1 gene encoding AP-5 complex subunit sigma-1, giving the protein MGLAGSSKQGVFDRRAKAALAGGPSVRTPPLPTPGAALRARGPRPPCARHLVRALATGVRKRPGASQPPLLSHCRVLRPVSRSPQAGKEGACPGAMVHAFLIHNLRAPQAQDTGLCRVLYSCVFGAENSPDDPRPHGAERDRLLRKEQILAVARQVESMCQLQQQASGRTSMDLQLQSSDEPVPLHEAPHGAFRLAAGDPFQEPRTVVWLGVLSLGFALVLDAHENLLLAESTLRLLARLLLDHLRLLTPNTNLLLRADRIEGILARFLPHGQLLFLNDQFVQGLEKELSASWPR; this is encoded by the exons ATGGGCCTTGCTGGGAGCTCGAAGCAAGGGGTCTTTGATCGGAGGGCGAAAGCTGCCCTCGCCGGGGGCCCCAGTGTCAgaacacctcccctccccactcccggAGCAGCACTCCGGGCGCGCGGGCCCCGCCCACCTTGCGCGCGTCACCTCGTGCGCGCTCTCGCGACCGGCGTGCGCAAGCGCCCAGGGGCTTCGCAGCCGCCATTACTTTCCCACTGCCGGGTCCTGCGGCCTGTTAGCAGAAGTCcgcaggcagggaaggaagg TGCCTGCCCTGGAGCTATGGTCCACGCCTTCCTCATCCACAACTTGCGGGCTCCGCAGGCCCAGGACACGGGCCTTTGCCGAGTGCTCTACTCCTGCGTCTTTGGTGCCGAGAATTCACCCGATGACCCACGGCCACATGGTGCTGAGAGGGACAGGCTCCTTCGAAAGGAGCAGATTTTGGCTGTGGCCAG GCAGGTGGAATCCATGTGCCAGCTTCAGCAGCAGGCATCTGGCCGGACCTCCATGGACCTGCAGCTTCAGTCCTCAGATGAGCCAGTGCCCCTGCATgaggccccacatggggccttCCGCCTGGCAGCAGGGGACCCTTTCCAGGAGCCTCGGACAGTGGTGTGGCTGGGTGTGCTCTCATTAGGCTTCGCCCTGGTGCTGGATGCCCATGAGAACCTGCTGCTGGCTGAGAGCACACTCCGGCTGCTGGCACGCCTCCTTCTGGATCACCTCCGGCTGCTTACCCCCAACACCAACCTCTTGCTTAGGGCTGATCGCATCGAGGGCATCCTTGCCCGCTTCCTGCCCCATGGTCAACTGCTCTTCCTCAATGACCAGTTTGTCCAGGGTCTGGAGAAGGAACTCAGTGCTTCCTGGCCCCGCTGA